Proteins co-encoded in one Garra rufa chromosome 21, GarRuf1.0, whole genome shotgun sequence genomic window:
- the bmp4 gene encoding bone morphogenetic protein 4, protein MIPGNRMLMVILLCQVLLGESSNASLIPEEGKKKASAQHLGQSHELLRDFEATLLHMFGLQRRPRPSYSAVVPQYLLDLYRLQSGEAEEAGAHDVSFDYPERSTSRANTVRGFHHEEHMEELQSDGSQETPLRFVFNLSSIPEEELISTAELRIYRQQIDDAISDPQHTGDDSLHRINIYEVLKPPRSGQIITQLLDTRLVRHNASRWESFDVSDAVLRWTRDKSSNHGLAVEVVPLNRTSPHQGRHVRVSRSLHPLPDEDWNQLRPLLVTFGHDGKSHPLTRRAKRSPKQRGRKRNRNCRRHALYVDFSDVGWNDWIVAPPGYQAYYCHGECPFPLADHLNSTNHAIVQTLVNSVNTNIPKACCVPTELSAISMLYLDETDRVVLKNYQEMVVEGCGCR, encoded by the exons ATGATTCCTGGTAATCGAATGCTGATGGTCATTTTATTATGCCAAGTCCTACTGGGAGAGAGCAGCAATGCTAGTCTAATACCTGAGGAAGGGAAGAAGAAAGCGTCGGCTCAGCACCTGGGTCAGAGTCATGAACTGCTGCGGGACTTTGAAGCCACGCTGCTGCACATGTTTGGGCTGCAGAGGCGACCGCGACCCAGCTACTCGGCTGTCGTGCCCCAATACCTGCTGGACCTGTACCGCCTGCAGTCAGGGGAGGCCGAAGAGGCCGGAGCCCACGACGTGAGCTTCGATTATCCCGAAAGGTCCACTAGTCGAGCAAACACTGTGAGAGGATTCCATCATGAAG AGCACATGGAAGAGCTGCAGTCAGACGGCTCACAGGAGACTCCTCTGCGCTTCGTCTTCAATCTCAGCAGCATCCCAGAGGAGGAACTCATTTCTACCGCAGAGCTTCGTATCTACAGGCAACAAATAGATGATGCAATCTCAGATCCTCAACACACGGGAGACGACAGTCTCCACCGAATAAACATATACGAGGTGCTGAAGCCCCCACGGTCCGGGCAGATCATCACGCAGCTCCTGGACACGCGGCTGGTGCGGCACAACGCGTCCCGATGGGAGAGCTTCGACGTGAGTGACGCCGTGCTGCGCTGGACCCGCGACAAGAGCTCCAATCACGGTTTGGCTGTGGAAGTGGTGCCCTTGAACCGAACCTCTCCCCACCAGGGACGGCACGTACGTGTAAGTCGCTCTTTGCATCCGCTTCCGGACGAAGACTGGAACCAGCTTCGCCCGCTGCTGGTCACGTTCGGGCACGACGGCAAAAGCCACCCGTTGACTCGGCGAGCCAAGCGTAGCCCGAAGCAAAGAGGTCGCAAGCGCAACCGCAACTGTCGGCGGCACGCGTTGTACGTGGACTTCAGCGACGTGGGCTGGAACGACTGGATCGTGGCGCCGCCCGGATATCAGGCGTACTACTGTCACGGGGAGTGTCCGTTCCCTTTGGCCGATCACCTGAACTCCACCAATCACGCTATCGTACAGACGCTGGTGAACTCGGTAAACACCAATATTCCCAAGGCCTGCTGCGTTCCCACCGAGCTCAGTGCAATTTCCATGCTCTACCTGGACGAGACGGACAGGGTGGTGTTGAAAAACTATCAGGAGATGGTGGTGGAGGGATGCGGCTGCCGCTGA